Proteins encoded within one genomic window of Methanothrix harundinacea 6Ac:
- a CDS encoding ABC transporter permease produces MDRSDSPLVERVRDGIADHGVEALSVMGLIVVWQLLAAAIANPLKLPSFFQVVDALLRQWETILWVDLRVSLIHFSMGMAAGLLVALPIGMAMGWSRVADRVFDPIVELIRPIPPLAWIPFAIIWFGLTPQAAGFIVFVGAVFPILINSYVGFRSVPRIYVESAMVLGATRNRDLIRYVAIPSALPSIAAGIRIAMGIAWMCIVAAEMFGASTRSGLGYRLWDYYSLHMMDLVFLYMIVLGLLGLLIDRTFRFVVQERLLRWQEGLRQN; encoded by the coding sequence GTGGATAGATCGGATTCGCCCCTGGTTGAGAGGGTGAGGGATGGGATCGCAGATCACGGGGTTGAAGCCCTATCGGTGATGGGGCTCATCGTCGTCTGGCAGCTTTTGGCCGCCGCCATAGCAAACCCCCTCAAGCTCCCGAGCTTCTTCCAGGTAGTCGACGCCCTCCTCCGCCAGTGGGAGACGATCCTCTGGGTGGACCTCCGGGTGAGCCTCATTCACTTCTCCATGGGGATGGCGGCTGGGCTTCTGGTGGCGCTCCCCATAGGGATGGCCATGGGATGGTCCCGGGTCGCCGACCGGGTCTTCGACCCCATCGTCGAGCTGATCCGGCCGATCCCGCCCCTCGCCTGGATCCCCTTTGCCATCATCTGGTTCGGCCTGACGCCCCAGGCGGCGGGGTTCATAGTCTTCGTGGGGGCGGTCTTCCCGATCCTGATCAACTCCTACGTCGGCTTTAGAAGCGTCCCCAGGATCTACGTCGAGTCGGCGATGGTCCTGGGGGCTACCCGGAACCGGGACCTCATCAGGTACGTCGCCATCCCCTCGGCCCTGCCGTCGATAGCAGCCGGCATCAGGATCGCCATGGGGATCGCCTGGATGTGCATCGTCGCCGCCGAGATGTTCGGGGCTTCGACGAGGAGCGGCCTCGGCTACCGGCTCTGGGACTACTACTCCCTCCACATGATGGATCTGGTATTCCTCTACATGATCGTCCTCGGCCTTTTGGGCCTCCTCATCGATCGGACCTTCAGGTTCGTCGTCCAGGAGAGGCTCCTCCGCTGGCAGGAGGGGCTCCGGCAGAACTGA
- a CDS encoding heavy metal-binding domain-containing protein, with the protein MLISTTPSVDGKRVVKYFGIVSGEAILGANIFKDLFAGIRDIVGGRSGAYEKELRRAKEIALSEMEEEAARLGANAVLSVDLDYETLGQNGGMLMVSASGTAVLVE; encoded by the coding sequence ATGTTGATATCAACCACCCCCAGCGTAGATGGCAAGCGAGTTGTCAAGTACTTCGGCATCGTCAGCGGCGAGGCGATCCTCGGCGCCAACATCTTCAAGGACCTCTTCGCCGGGATCAGGGACATCGTCGGCGGAAGGTCCGGGGCTTATGAGAAGGAGCTCCGGCGGGCGAAGGAGATCGCCCTCTCGGAGATGGAGGAGGAGGCGGCGAGGCTCGGCGCCAACGCCGTCCTCTCCGTAGACCTCGACTATGAGACCCTCGGCCAGAACGGCGGGATGCTGATGGTCTCCGCCAGCGGGACCGCCGTCCTGGTGGAGTGA
- a CDS encoding EF-Tu/IF-2/RF-3 family GTPase: protein MANLNVAILGPQGYAKEVGKKGTSTDITFYNLKRGESTVTIVEPTRYPERLAPLFFAASLAKKAVLVVDAIDAAFGEGVIMLQALGIREGYIILRNYLDPGRVNPVIKGTVLAEYEQIDDDPIALRERLLDEADKLQEATPSPEERGGAIPVDHFFNVRGIGTVVLGTMAEGVIRKHETLRVLPGDRTAQVRSIQKHDDDFDWARAGDRAGIALKNIEADELDRGDVLASDEALRSESSLSARAELIRYWPAPLKEGMVLHIGHWMQFLPARVASVEAGEDWRRPLLKLELEKPLVYRPGDRAVICPLEGSKLRIAGILELP, encoded by the coding sequence ATGGCAAATCTGAACGTGGCGATCCTCGGTCCCCAGGGCTACGCCAAAGAGGTCGGGAAGAAGGGAACCTCCACCGACATCACCTTCTACAACCTGAAGCGGGGCGAGAGCACCGTCACCATCGTCGAGCCGACGCGCTACCCCGAAAGGCTCGCCCCCCTCTTCTTTGCGGCATCCCTCGCCAAAAAAGCGGTTCTAGTCGTCGATGCGATCGACGCCGCCTTCGGCGAGGGCGTAATCATGCTCCAGGCCCTCGGGATAAGGGAGGGGTACATCATCCTCCGAAACTACCTCGACCCGGGGAGGGTCAACCCCGTCATCAAGGGGACGGTCCTGGCGGAGTACGAGCAGATCGATGACGACCCCATCGCCCTCCGGGAGAGGCTCCTCGACGAGGCGGACAAGCTCCAGGAGGCTACCCCGTCCCCGGAGGAGCGGGGGGGCGCGATCCCCGTCGACCACTTCTTCAACGTCCGGGGGATAGGGACCGTCGTCCTCGGCACCATGGCCGAGGGGGTCATCAGAAAGCACGAGACCCTCCGGGTCCTCCCGGGCGATAGGACCGCTCAGGTCCGGTCGATCCAGAAGCACGACGACGACTTCGACTGGGCCCGGGCCGGCGACAGGGCGGGGATCGCCCTCAAGAACATAGAGGCCGATGAGCTGGACCGGGGCGACGTCCTCGCCAGCGACGAGGCCCTCAGATCGGAATCGAGCCTATCCGCCAGGGCCGAGCTGATCCGCTACTGGCCCGCCCCCCTCAAGGAGGGGATGGTCCTTCACATCGGCCACTGGATGCAGTTCCTCCCGGCGAGGGTGGCCTCCGTCGAGGCGGGGGAGGACTGGAGGAGGCCCCTTCTGAAGCTGGAGCTGGAGAAGCCCCTGGTATACCGGCCCGGCGACCGGGCCGTCATCTGCCCGCTGGAGGGGAGCAAGCTCCGGATCGCCGGGATCCTGGAGCTTCCTTAA
- a CDS encoding threonine--tRNA ligase, whose amino-acid sequence MQLLLIHSDYIEFEAKRPTPVAEKVEEREKSGRLEEALCAFIAVEKMDEIDIPAAIAAGAKEIASVAEQVKAERIMLYPYAHLSSQLSAPKAAVEVLRGLEEALRQDREVARAPFGWYKAFRLSCKGHPLSELSRSIRIGEGASGAAPPGTAVGARPQEREEVVSEALKAEEKAVSIWRVMTPGGKIFEPDNFDFSGHENLKKFVNYEISKSRAVEAVPPHVELMRRLELVDYEPGSDSGNMRYYPKGRLVKSLLESYVLERAAEMGAMEVETPIMYDMFHPTLKKYLDRFPARQYSIEAEKRSFFLRFAACFGQFLMSHDMTLSYRSLPLKMIEMTRYSFRREQRGELVGLRRLRAFTMPDMHTLCADMAEATREFENQYRTSISVLKEAGLDLDDYEVAIRFTKEFYEENREFVEGLVGIVNKPVLIEMWEERFFYFVLKFEFNFVDALDKASALSTVQIDVENADRYEIDYTDPEGALRRPIILHCSPSGAIERLMYALLEKAHRVSTEGKVPMLATWLSPTQVRVIPVAERHQPRAEEVAGAIGFRTDVDDRDETVGKKIRDAGREWVPYVVVIGDDELESGRLAVTVRAESEPKKPFKVEMTIDDLRARIAAETAGKPTKRLPLPVKLSERPRFI is encoded by the coding sequence TTGCAGCTGCTGTTGATCCATTCCGATTACATAGAGTTTGAGGCGAAGAGGCCGACCCCCGTCGCCGAGAAGGTGGAAGAGAGGGAGAAGTCGGGACGGCTGGAGGAGGCCCTCTGCGCCTTCATCGCCGTCGAGAAGATGGACGAGATCGATATCCCGGCGGCGATCGCCGCGGGCGCAAAGGAGATCGCCTCCGTCGCTGAACAGGTCAAGGCGGAGAGGATCATGCTCTACCCCTACGCCCACCTCAGCTCCCAGCTCTCCGCCCCCAAGGCCGCCGTCGAGGTCCTCCGGGGGCTGGAGGAAGCCCTCCGGCAGGATCGCGAGGTGGCGAGGGCGCCCTTCGGCTGGTACAAGGCCTTCAGGCTCAGCTGCAAGGGCCATCCCCTCTCGGAGCTATCCCGGTCCATCAGGATCGGCGAAGGGGCCAGCGGCGCGGCGCCGCCGGGGACCGCCGTGGGAGCTAGGCCCCAGGAGAGGGAGGAGGTCGTCTCGGAGGCGCTCAAGGCCGAGGAGAAGGCCGTCTCCATCTGGAGGGTAATGACCCCTGGCGGGAAGATCTTCGAGCCCGATAATTTCGACTTCTCGGGACATGAGAACCTGAAGAAGTTCGTCAACTACGAGATATCCAAGAGCAGGGCCGTCGAGGCCGTCCCGCCCCACGTGGAGCTGATGAGACGGCTCGAACTGGTCGACTACGAGCCCGGCTCCGACTCGGGGAACATGAGGTACTACCCCAAGGGGAGGCTCGTCAAGTCCCTTCTGGAGTCTTACGTCCTGGAGAGGGCGGCGGAGATGGGGGCGATGGAGGTGGAGACCCCCATCATGTACGACATGTTCCACCCCACCCTCAAGAAGTACCTGGACAGGTTCCCGGCGAGGCAGTACTCCATCGAGGCAGAGAAGAGGAGCTTCTTCCTTCGGTTTGCCGCCTGCTTCGGCCAGTTTCTGATGAGCCACGACATGACCCTCTCCTACAGGTCCCTCCCCCTCAAGATGATCGAGATGACCCGCTACTCCTTCCGGCGGGAGCAGCGCGGAGAGCTGGTGGGCCTCCGGCGGCTCCGGGCCTTCACCATGCCCGACATGCACACCCTCTGCGCCGACATGGCGGAAGCGACCCGAGAGTTTGAGAATCAGTATCGGACCTCGATCTCGGTCCTCAAAGAGGCGGGCCTCGACCTCGACGACTACGAGGTGGCGATCAGGTTCACAAAGGAGTTCTACGAGGAGAACCGGGAGTTCGTCGAGGGGCTCGTCGGGATCGTAAACAAGCCCGTCCTCATCGAGATGTGGGAGGAGCGGTTCTTCTACTTCGTCCTCAAGTTCGAGTTCAACTTCGTCGACGCCCTCGACAAGGCCTCCGCCCTCTCGACGGTCCAGATCGACGTCGAGAACGCCGACCGTTACGAGATCGACTACACCGATCCCGAGGGCGCCCTCCGGCGGCCGATCATCCTCCACTGCTCCCCCTCCGGAGCCATCGAGCGGCTGATGTACGCCCTCCTGGAGAAGGCCCATCGGGTCTCCACCGAGGGGAAGGTCCCGATGCTGGCGACCTGGCTATCGCCGACCCAGGTGAGGGTGATCCCCGTGGCGGAGCGCCACCAGCCCCGGGCCGAAGAGGTCGCTGGGGCGATAGGCTTCAGGACGGACGTCGACGACCGGGACGAGACCGTCGGAAAGAAGATCCGGGACGCGGGCCGGGAGTGGGTGCCCTACGTCGTCGTCATCGGAGACGATGAACTCGAGTCGGGAAGGCTCGCGGTCACCGTTCGGGCCGAGTCGGAGCCGAAGAAGCCTTTCAAAGTCGAGATGACCATCGACGACCTCCGGGCGAGGATTGCGGCCGAGACGGCGGGAAAGCCCACCAAGAGGCTACCCCTCCCGGTGAAGCTCTCGGAGAGGCCCCGGTTCATCTGA